From the genome of Onthophagus taurus isolate NC chromosome 5, IU_Otau_3.0, whole genome shotgun sequence, one region includes:
- the LOC111419930 gene encoding uncharacterized PE-PGRS family protein PE_PGRS54-like isoform X1, with protein MNIIDLFRIATLFGFATASVLRSLEEDDQNAIEWFHLKNTNLNQFQCTQEGYFPDDKNCTIFYRCISNGQATLTPVKYDCGPGTVYEPTHQVCTHPYSSTRPECGGLDSSTISPSTIPSSTIPQSTFSPSTASISTSAPTYLPPSTEEIATKAPEASVSSTLGIKCNQEGFLGDPVNCQKFYRCVSDGRGGYNRYDFTCAENTVWNPTAIACDYPWNANRSNCGSSGMSSEGQPGEPGTPGQGGAGGIGGQGGGGGGGGGSGGNPGQPGAPGQGGAGGQGGGGGGGGRPGQGGAGGSGQGGAGGQGGGSGQPGAPGQDGAGGQGGGGGGRPGQGGAGGSGQGGAGGQGGGSGQPGAPGQGGAGGQGGGGGGGGRPGQPGRPGQGGAGGAGGSGQGGAGGQGGGSGQPGAPGQGGGAGKPGQPGKPGQGGAGGQGGGSGQGGAGGQGGGSGQPGTPGQNGSGGHGGAGGAGGSGGSGGQGGAGGQGGAGGNPGAPGQSGSGAIGGQGGTGGNPGQGGAGGTPGQPGAPGQSGSGGQGGAGGAGGNPGGSSTTPTPVGNKCTQEGYLADDADCMKFYRCVENGNGGYTQYSYTCAPGTVWDININSCNYPRSANRKDCKSNTNGEGTSDNQSGPGENGKPGTPGSPGSPGQSGTPGSPGTPGSPGQSGTPGGPGTPGSPGQSGIPGSPGQSGTPGGPGTPGSPGQSGTPGSPGQSGTPGSPGQSGTPGSPGQSGTPGGPGTPGSPGQSGTPAAPGSPGSPGTPGSPGSSGSPGTSSTPSTPSSPGITSPTPTGPPITPTPVGKTCKQEGYLGDNEDCTKFYRCVDNGSGGYIQYSYSCAPGTVWDTNLSTCNYPNAANRNDCKVNLNGNGGQSESSGGSGAPGSPGAPGSPGSPGTPGVPGSPGQSGNGDQGSSGQPGTPGSPGSAGIPGSPGTPGTPGSSHGNENQGGSSPSPPSTPETTVTTETSPVTPTPVGKICTNEGYLADSEDCMKFYRCVENGNGGYYQHSYTCAPGTVWDTNLSTCNYPGTANRKDCKINSNGGSSGSPGQGGNGGQGGDGGNGGQGGNGGQGGNGGQGGSGGQGEPGTPGQGGDGGNGGQGGQGELGTSGQSGNGGQGGNGGQGGNGGQGGDGGQGGNGGQGGQGELGTPGQSGNGGQGGDGGQGGNGGQGGAGGQGGNGGQGGESGQPGNSKPPTSPATPTGTTESTNSGQISTPTPIGKTCSQEGYLADSEDCMKFYRCVPNGSGSYHQYSYNCAPGTVWDTNLSTCNYPNAANRQDCKMNNGGGQTGESGSLGQDGSPGQSGTPGTPGSPGTPGQGGSGGTPGSSGQPGTPGTPGQGGSGGTPGTPGTPGQGGGGGSGSPSTPGENQTNTPEPTSISTPSPTSPPTPSPIGKTCTQEGYMGDSEDCMKFYRCVPNGSGSYHQYSYNCAPGTVWDVNLSTCNYPNAANRKGCKTTISGSQTTESGSETPPTPGQGGSGGTPGSSGQPGTPGSSGQPGTPGSSGQPGTPGQSGSDGTTGLQTSTPIPTGPPTPSPIGKTCTQEGYLGDSEDCMKFYRCVDNGSGGYTQYSYNCAPGTVWDNNLSACNYPNAANRKDCKSNVNGGGQPGTPGQGGSGGTPGSPGQPGTPGQGGSGGTPGIPGQPGTPGTPGQGGSGGTPGSPGQPGTPGTPGQGGSGGTPGSPGQPGTPGTPGQGGSGGTPGIPGQPGTPGTPGTAGQGGSGGIPGSPGQPGQGGSGGKPVTPSQPGAPGIPGSPGQGGSSGTPGTPGKPGENQQTSTQATPSTQSPTPTPSGPPTPSPVGKKCTQEGYLGDSEDCMKFYRCVDNGSGGYTQYPYNCGPGTVWDNNLNTCNYPNAANRKDCKMNVNGDGQPGSPGQSGSGGTPGSPGQPGTPGSPGQPGTSGTPGAAGSGGTPGSPGQPGTPGQAGSGGTPGSPGKPGTPGQGGTPGTPGSPGQPGTPGTPSTPGNAGSLSSTTQSPSIPSPIGKTCTQEGYMGDNEDCMKFYRCVDNGNGGYVQYTYNCAPGTVWDNNLSTCNYPNAANRENCKNNGGYQPGQGGSPGSPGTPGSPGLPGQGGNGGQGGSGGSPGSPGSPGLPGQGGNGGQGGNGGSPGSPGTPGSPGLPGQGGNGGQGGSGGSPGSPGSPGLPGQGGNGGQGGSGGSPGSPGTPGSPGLPGQGGNGGSSGQQGTPGNAGQNGGFSSTTQSPSIPSPIGKTCTQEGYMGDSEDCMKFYRCVDNGNGGYIQYTYNCAPGTVWDNNLSTCNYPNAANRENCKNNGGYQPGQGGNGGQGATNGSPGSPGTPGSPGLPGQGGNGGQGGTGGSPGSPGTPGSPGLPGQGGNGGQGGSGGLPGSPGSPGSPGQGGNGGQGGTGGSPGSPGTPGSPGLPGQGGSGGSPGSPGQGGNGGQGGTGGSPGSPGTPGSPGQGGNGGQNGQEGNSEPPIQNGCSTGAFRSHENDCKKFYKCSNGLDNVFTCPDGTIWDQDALTCNFPSAVKGKCGSNTQVVSTTSSPVITPMTTTNREVTSEKVESTTNPTQPNTATTVLPPCYNSTTKEEIKEPNKNCSSMAHGDFKPDVKNCHKYIRCSNGIEYSFECPSGLVWDQNILTCNYGNCSSSTQSIETTQSTQTTQTTPMTTEKFTTDSTTTIQTTNSQGTTEMMTSERFTTDSSTTQVLTQAPTQVTTITTENSIGSTMTTESTTQNVETTTGKYCTQDYRADENDCKKFYRCANNIESVMKCPEGTVWDEKKIICNYPSEVSGKCGSMTESTESSTQATTEMIPNSSTEITSTESITSSTLISTEMTTTQPNPTTEFGSTESSSLASTEMVTQPPTEPTRTENPPQNITANCPISNLTGSQVLLVCPTAFRRHPKYCDLFYQCMTSSNIDIKVSVFACPNGTLYDEERCQCSEPSETRPCDGEYHPEERGFLPDDELAPIMVGNQGNLCPFEGYFELEEDGRKGRCSSMFLKCSKNVSKIGRYEPVLMQCPIGFAFWSVSRRCERKSKLLECEGVEGDAGRNFRWNLPIENVNVSYYKKRNVLKK; from the exons ATGAATATCATCGATTTATTCCGGATAGCAACTCTATTTGGTTTTGCGACAGCCTCTG TGCTTCGTTCTTTAGAAGAAGACGATCAAAACGCGATCGAATGGTTTCActtaaaaaatactaatttaaaCCAATTTCAATGCACGCAAGAAGGATATTTTCCcgatgataaaaattgtacCATTTTCTATCGATGTATTTCAAACGGGCAAGCAACTCTGACGCCTGTCAAATATGATTGTGGACCAGGAACTGTTTATGAACCAACCCATCAAGTTTGTACCCATCCATATTCAAGTACTCGACCGGAATGTGGTGGATTAGATTCATCGACGATATCACCATCAACGATTCCATCATCAACGATTCCACAATCAACATTCTCGCCATCAACTGCGAGTATTTCAACATCAGCTCCGACTTATTTACCACCGAGCACTGAAGAAATCGCAACAAAAGCACCAGAAGCTTCAGTTTCGAGCACTTTGGGAATTAAATGTAATCAAGAAGGATTTTTGGGAGATCCCGTCAACTGCCAAAAGTTTTATAGATGTGTGTCAGATGGGAGAGGAGGTTATAATCGATACGATTTTACTTGTGCTGAAAATACGGTTTGGAATCCGACGGCTATCGCTTGTGATTATCCTTGGAACGCAAATCGATCAAATTGTGGAAGTAGTGGAATGTCGTCAGAAGGACAACCTGGAGAACCTGGGACTCCAGGACAAGGTGGTGCAGGAGGTATTGGGGGACAAGGAGGTGGAGGTGGTGGTGGAGGAGGAAGTGGAGGAAATCCTGGACAACCTGGAGCTCCAGGACAAGGTGGTGCTGGTGGTCAAGGAGGTGGAGGTGGTGGGGGAGGAAGACCAGGACAAGGTGGTGCTGGTGGATCTGGACAAGGTGGAGCTGGTGGTCAAGGAGGTGGATCTGGACAACCTGGAGCTCCAGGACAAGATGGCGCAGGAGGTCAAGGAGGTGGTGGGGGAGGTAGACCAGGACAAGGTGGTGCTGGTGGATCTGGACAAGGTGGCGCTGGTGGTCAAGGAGGTGGATCTGGACAACCTGGAGCTCCAGGACAAGGTGGCGCAGGAGGTCAAGGAGGTGGAGGTGGTGGGGGAGGAAGACCTGGGCAACCTGGAAGACCAGGACAAGGTGGTGCTGGTGGTGCAGGTGGATCTGGACAAGGTGGCGCTGGTGGTCAAGGAGGCGGATCTGGACAACCTGGAGCTCCAGGTCAAGGAGGAGGTGCAGGAAAACCTGGACAACCTGGTAAACCAGGACAAGGTGGTGCTGGTGGTCAAGGTGGTGGATCTGGACAAGGTGGTGCTGGTGGTCAAGGAGGTGGATCTGGTCAACCTGGAACTCCAGGACAAAATGGTTCAGGCGGACATGGAGGTGCGGGTGGAGCTGGAGGAAGTGGTGGTTCGGGTGGCCAAGGAGGTGCTGGGGGACAAGGTGGTGCAGGAGGAAATCCAGGTGCACCAGGACAAAGTGGTTCGGGTGCAATTGGAGGACAAGGTGGGACTGGGGGAAATCCTGGACAAGGTGGAGCTGGTGGAACTCCTGGGCAACCTGGTGCGCCAGGCCAAAGTGGTTCTGGAGGTCAGGGAGGTGCAGGAGGTGCTGGTGGCAATCCAGGAG GGTCTTCCACAACCCCTACTCCAGTTGGAAATAAATGCACTCAAGAAGGATATTTAGCTGATGATGCAGACTGTATGAAGTTCTATAGATGCGTCGAAAACGGAAACGGAGGTTACACTCAATACTCGTACACCTGCGCACCCGGAACCGTTTGGGACATCAACATAAACAGCTGCAATTATCCTAGATCTGCGAATCGAAAAGATTGTAAATCCAATACTAATGGGGAAGGAACATCGGACAATCAAAGTGGTCCAGGAGAAAATGGTAAACCGGGGACACCTGGAAGTCCAGGATCTCCAGGACAATCGGGAACACCAGGAAGTCCAGGAACACCAGGATCTCCTGGTCAATCAGGAACACCAGGAGGTCCAGGAACACCAGGATCTCCAGGTCAATCAGGAATTCCAGGATCTCCTGGTCAATCAGGAACACCAGGAGGTCCAGGAACACCAGGATCTCCTGGTCAATCAGGAACACCAGGATCTCCTGGTCAATCAGGAACACCAGGATCTCCTGGTCAATCAGGAACACCAGGATCTCCTGGTCAATCAGGAACACCAGGAGGTCCAGGAACACCAGGATCTCCCGGTCAATCAGGAACACCAGCAGCTCCAGGATCCCCAGGATCTCCAGGAACACCAGGATCTCCTGGATCTTCAGGAAGTCCAGGAACCTCAAGTACACCAAGCACTCCAAGTTCCCCAGGAATAACAAGTCCAACCCCAACAG GTCCACCAATAACACCAACTCCAGTAGGAAAAACGTGCAAGCAAGAAGGTTATTTAGGTGATAACGAAGACTGTACGAAATTCTACAGATGTGTGGATAATGGAAGTGGAGGTTATATTCAATATTCGTATTCGTGCGCCCCAGGAACAGTTTGGGATACCAACTTAAGCACATGCAACTATCCGAATGCTGCAAATCGAAATGATTGTAAAGTAAATCTAAATGGAAATGGAGGGCAATCGGAATCGTCTGGAGGTTCTGGAGCTCCGGGAAGTCCAGGTGCACCTGGAAGTCCAGGTTCTCCAGGAACGCCAGGAGTACCTGGAAGTCCTGGACAGAGTGGAAATGGAGATCAAGGAAGTTCTGGTCAACCAGGAACTCCAGGATCACCAGGAAGTGCAGGAATACCGGGAAGTCCGGGAACACCAGGAACACCAGGTAGTAGTCATGGAAATGAAAATCAGGGAGGTTCTAGTCCAAGTCCTCCAAGTACACCGGAAACAACCGTCACCACtg AAACATCTCCAGTGACACCAACACCAGTTGGAAAAATATGCACAAATGAAGGATATTTGGCTGACAGCGAAGACTGCATGAAGTTCTATAGATGCGTAGAAAATGGAAATGGTGGTTATTATCAACACTCTTACACCTGCGCACCTGGAACGGTTTGGGATACGAACCTAAGTACTTGTAATTACCCGGGAACTGCTAATCGCAAAGattgcaaaattaattcaaatggAGGAAGTTCAGGTTCACCTGGTCAAGGTGGTAATGGAGGACAAGGTGGAGACGGAGGAAATGGTGGACAAGGTGGTAATGGAGGACAAGGTGGAAATGGAGGACAAGGTGGAAGTGGTGGTCAAGGTGAACCAGGAACTCCTGGGCAAGGTGGAGATGGAGGAAATGGCGGACAAGGTGGTCAAGGTGAATTAGGAACTTCTGGACAAAGTGGGAATGGAGGACAAGGTGGAAATGGTGGGCAAGGAGGAAATGGTGGACAAGGAGGGGATGGAGGCCAAGGTGGCAATGGAGGACAAGGTGGTCAAGGTGAATTAGGAACTCCTGGGCAAAGTGGGAATGGAGGACAAGGTGGAGATGGTGGGCAAGGAGGAAATGGTGGACAAGGTGGGGCTGGAGGCCAAGGTGGAAATGGAGGCCAAGGCGGTGAATCTGGTCAACCAGGAAATTCAAAACCACCAACATCACCAGCAACTCCTACAGGAACCACAGAATCTACGAATTCAGGCCAAATAT caACACCTACACCCATTGGCAAAACATGTTCCCAAGAAGGTTACTTAGCCGACAGCGAAGACTGCATGAAATTTTACAGATGCGTGCCGAATGGATCCGGAAGTTATCATCAATATTCATATAACTGCGCTCCTGGTACTGTTTGGGACACCAACTTAAGCACGTGTAATTATCCGAACGCTGCAAATCGGCAAGATTGTAAGATGAATAATGGTGGAGGTCAAACTGGAGAAAGTGGAAGTCTAGGACAAGATGGAAGTCCTGGTCAATCAGGTACTCCAGGTACCCCCGGAAGCCCAGGAACTCCAGGTCAAGGTGGAAGTGGTGGTACACCAGGAAGTTCAGGTCAACCAGGTACTCCAGGAACTCCTGGGCAAGGTGGAAGTGGTGGTACACCAGGAACTCCTGGAACTCCAGGACAAGGTGGAGGAGGAGGTTCTGGATCTCCTAGCACACCAGGAGAAAATCAAACAAATACACCAGAACCAACATCAATATCAACGCCATCTCCAACaa GCCCACCAACGCCAAGTCCAATTGGAAAAACGTGCACCCAAGAAGGATACATGGGAGATAGTGAAGATTGCATGAAATTCTATAGATGTGTTCCAAACGGATCAGGAAGTTACCACCAATATAGTTATAACTGCGCTCCGGGCACCGTCTGGGATGTTAACTTAAGCACTTGTAATTATCCAAATGCTGCTAATCGAAAAGGCTGCAAGACAACTATTAGTGGAAGTCAAACTACAGAAAGTGGAAGTGAAACACCTCCCACTCCAGGACAAGGTGGAAGTGGTGGTACGCCAGGAAGTTCTGGGCAACCTGGTACTCCAGGTAGTTCTGGGCAACCTGGTACTCCAGGAAGTTCAGGGCAACCAGGAACTCCAGGACAAAGTGGAAGTGATGGTACTACAGGATTACAAACTTCAACGCCAATCCCAACAG GTCCGCCAACTCCTAGTCCAATTGGAAAAACGTGCACTCAAGAAGGATACTTGGGTGATAGCGAAGATTGCATGAAGTTCTATCGATGCGTGGATAATGGAAGCGGAGGTTACACTCAGTACTCTTATAATTGCGCGCCTGGAACCGTTTGGGATAACAACTTGAGCGCGTGTAATTATCCCAATGCAGCAAATCGAAAAGACTGCAAGTCGAATGTTAATGGAGGTGGTCAACCTGGAACTCCAGGACAAGGTGGAAGTGGTGGTACTCCAGGAAGTCCGGGACAACCAGGAACTCCAGGACAAGGTGGAAGTGGTGGTACTCCAGGAATTCCAGGACAACCAGGTACACCAGGAACTCCAGGACAAGGTGGAAGTGGTGGTACTCCAGGAAGTCCGGGACAACCAGGAACTCCTGGAACTCCAGGACAAGGTGGAAGTGGTGGTACTCCAGGAAGTCCGGGACAACCAGGAACTCCTGGAACTCCAGGACAAGGTGGTAGTGGTGGTACTCCAGGAATTCCAGGACAACCAGGTACACCAGGAACTCCTGGAACTGCAGGACAAGGTGGCAGTGGTGGTATTCCAGGAAGTCCAGGACAACCAG GTCAAGGTGGAAGTGGTGGTAAACCAGTAACTCCAAGTCAACCAGGTGCTCCGGGAATACCTGGATCTCCAGGACAAGGTGGAAGTAGTGGTACACCAGGAACTCCTGGCAAACCAGGAGAAAATCAACAAACAAGTACGCAAGCAACACCCAGCACTCAATCGCCAACCCCAACTCCATCTg GTCCACCAACTCCTAGTCCAGTTGGAAAAAAATGCACACAAGAAGGATATTTGGGTGATAGTGAAGATTGCATGAAATTCTATCGATGCGTGGATAATGGAAGCGGAGGTTATACTCAATATCCTTATAACTGCGGACCTGGTACTGTTTGGGATAACAATTTGAACACTTGTAATTATCCCAATGCTGCAAACCGAAAAGATTGCAAGATGAATGTTAATGGAGATGGTCAACCAGGAAGTCCAGGACAAAGTGGAAGTGGTGGTACACCAGGAAGTCCAGGACAACCAGGAACTCCAGGAAGTCCAGGACAACCAG gaacATCTGGCACCCCAGGGGCAGCTGGAAGCGGTGGTACGCCAGGAAGTCCAGGACAGCCAGGAACTCCAGGACAAGCTGGAAGTGGTGGTACTCCAGGAAGTCCAGGAAAACCAGGCACTCCAGGACAAGGTGGAACACCTGGTACTCCAGGAAGTCCAGGGCAACCAGGCACTCCAGGGACACCTAGTACTCCAGGCAATGCAGGAAGTTTGTCATCAACAACACAATCTCCATCAA TTCCAAGTCCTATTGGAAAAACATGCACTCAAGAAGGTTACATGGGAGACAACGAAGATTGCATGAAATTCTATCGATGCGTGGACAATGGAAATGGAGGTTACGTCCAATATACTTACAATTGCGCACCTGGAACTGTTTGGGATAACAACTTGAGCACTTGTAATTATCCAAATGCTGCCAATcgggaaaattgtaaaaataatggTGGATATCAACCAGGACAAGGTGGATCTCCAGGTAGTCCAGGAACACCAGGATCTCCTGGACTACCAGGACAAGGTGGAAATGGTGGACAAGGAGGCAGTGGTGGATCGCCAGGTAGTCCAGGTTCGCCAGGATTACCTGGGCAAGGCGGAAACGGAGGACAAGGAGGCAATGGTGGATCTCCAGGTAGTCCAGGAACACCAGGATCTCCTGGACTACCAGGACAAGGTGGAAATGGTGGGCAGGGAGGCAGTGGTGGATCGCCAGGTAGTCCAGGTTCGCCAGGATTACCTGGGCAAGGCGGAAACGGAGGACAAGGAGGCAGTGGTGGATCTCCAGGTAGTCCAGGAACACCAGGATCTCCTGGACTACCAGGACAAggtggaaatggaggaagcTCAGGTCAACAAGGTACTCCAGGCAATGCAGGACAAAATGGAGGTTTCTCATCGACAACGCAATCTCCATCAA TTCCAAGTCCTATTGGAAAAACATGTACTCAAGAGGGTTACATGGGAGACAGCGAAGATTGCATGAAATTCTATCGATGCGTGGACAATGGAAATGGAGGTTACATCCAATATACTTACAATTGCGCACCTGGAACTGTTTGGGATAACAACTTAAGCACTTGTAATTATCCAAATGCTGCCAATCgggaaaattgcaaaaataatGGTGGATATCAACCAGGACAAGGTGGAAACGGAGGGCAAGGAGCAACTAATGGATCTCCAGGAAGTCCAGGAACACCAGGATCTCCTGGACTACCAGGACAAGGTGGAAATGGAGGACAAGGCGGAACTGGTGGATCTCCAGGTAGTCCAGGGACACCAGGATCTCCTGGACTACCAGGACAAGGTGGAAATGGAGGACAAGGAGGTAGTGGTGGATTACCAGGTAGTCCAGGTTCGCCAGGATCACCTGGGCAAGGTGGAAATGGAGGACAAGGCGGAACTGGTGGATCTCCAGGTAGTCCAGGGACACCAGGATCTCCTGGACTACCAGGACAAGGAGGTAGTGGTGGATCGCCAGGATCACCTGGGCAAGGTGGAAACGGAGGACAAGGCGGAACTGGTGGATCTCCAGGTAGTCCGGGAACACCAGGATCTCCTGGTCAAGGTGGAAATGGTGGTCAAAATGGACAAGAAGGAAATAGCGAACCTCCTATACAAAATGGTTGCTCAACAGGAGCATTCAGAAGCCATGAAAatgattgcaaaaaattttataaatgctCCAACGGACTTGATAACGTTTTCACTTGCCCAGATGGAACAATTTGGGACCAAGACGCCCTCACCTGTAATTTCCCATCCGCTGTAAAAGGAAAATGCGGATCTAACACTCAAGTTGTTTCTACAACAAGTTCTCCAGTTATTACACCAATGACCACAACAAATCGCGAAGTGACAAGCGAAAAAGTTGAGAGTACCacaaatccaacccaacccaacaccGCCACCACCGTTCTTCCTCCTTGCTATAATTCCACCacgaaagaagaaattaaagagccgaataaaaattgttcctcaATGGCTCACGGCGATTTTAAACCAGACGTGAAGAATTGTCATAAATATATTCGGTGCAGCAATGGGATTGAGTATAGTTTTGAGTGCCCCAGTGGATTGGTTTGGGATCAAAACATATTAACTTGTAATTATGGAAATTGTTCATCTTCAACTCAAAGTATCGAAACAACTCAAAGTACTCAAACAACCCAAACAACTCCAATGACAACTGAAAAATTTACGACTGATTCAACGACAACAATCCAAACGACAAATAGTCAAGGCACAACGGAAATGATGACAAGTGAAAGATTTACAACAGATTCAAGCACGACTCAAGTACTAACTCAAGCACCAACTCAAGTTACTACGATTACCACGGAAAATTCCATTGGAAGTACAATGACAACTGAAAGTACCACTCAAAATGTGGAGACTACAACCGGAAAATACTGCACCCAAGACTACAGAGCTGATGAAAATGAttgcaaaaagttttatagATGTGCCAATAACATTGAATCTGTTATGAAGTGTCCAGAAGGTACAGTTtgggatgagaaaaaaattatttgtaactATCCAAGTGAAGTTAGCGGGAAGTGTGGAAGCATGACCGAATCAACTGAATCATCAACTCAAGCTACAACAGAAATGATCCCAAATTCATCTACCGAAATTACTAGTACTGAATCAATTACATCCTCGACGTTGATTTCGACTGAAATGACCACAACACAACCAAATCCAACCACTGAATTTGGAAGTACTGAATCATCAAGTTTGGCATCAACAGAAATGGTGACTCAACCCCCAACAGAACCTACCAGAACTGAAAATCCCCCTCAAAATATAACAGCGAATTGTCCCATTTCAAACTTGACAGGTTCTCAAGTTCTTTTAGTTTGCCCAACTGCTTTTAGGCGACACCCTAAATACTGCGACCTATTTTATCAATGCATGACATCATCGAATATTGATATAAAAGTATCAGTTTTTGCATGCCCCAATGGAACCTTATACGATGAGGAGCGCTGCCAATGTTCAGAACCTTCAGAAACGAGACCATGCGATGGTGAATATCACCCAGAAGAAAGAGGATTCTTACCCGACGATGAGTTAGCACCAATTATGGTTGGAAATCAAGGAAATTTATGTCCGTTTGAAGGTTATTTTGAGCTAGAAGAAGACGGAAGAAAGGGAAGGTGTTCGTCgatgtttttgaaatgttCCAAAAATGTTTCGAAAATTGGTAGATACGAGCCGGTTTTGATGCAATGCCCGATTGGATTCGCGTTTTGGTCCGTGAGTAGAAGATGTGAAAGGAAAAGTAAATTGTTGGAGTGTGAAGGGG